From one Solanum lycopersicum chromosome 12, SLM_r2.1 genomic stretch:
- the LOC138340676 gene encoding uncharacterized protein has protein sequence MAVVNSLSTSFLVTKSSFTTRTVRLPVHRRVVFASSSSSSLSSTTPCQIKLTSKNGLKVFEDKSTGVVFYRDEYGEITCEGYDEGPRFCHQTPKSPSKSRDEEIVELLQRNWFHIADVAVE, from the exons ATGGCTGTGGTAAACTCTCTTTCAACATCTTTTCTAGTTACCAAATCATCTTTCACTACAAGGACAGTAAGATTGCCTGTCCATAGACGAGTAGTGTttgcatcatcatcatcatcatcgttatCGTCAACAACTCCGTGTCAGATCAAATTAACTTCGAAAAATGGGCTTAAG gTATTTGAAGATAAGTCAACGGGTGTAGTTTTTTATAGAGATGAATATGGAGAAATCACATGTGAAGGATATGATGAAGGCCCTCGTTTTTGTCACCAAACCCCAAAGTCTCCTTCTAAATCAAG AGATGAAGAGATTGTAGAGCTCCTCCAAAGAAATTGGTTTCATATAGCTGATGTTGCTGTGGAATGA
- the LOC138340507 gene encoding uncharacterized mitochondrial protein AtMg00810-like, with protein sequence MDKIKLNQEGDIQKHKTSLVARGFTQKPGIDFYETFSPVARLETIRTRSKSEATLYVKKEHDIIIIVCLYVDDLLFTRSDVKMMQNFKQYMMQAYEMSDLGLLNYFLGIEVSQVKEGIFISQKNYTKSILQKFKMMDCRSVAVPFAANENSRKDDGEKKVNSSHFRSLIGSVLYLTSTRADIMFAASLLSRFMQEPSQVHFGAAKRVLRYLQGTMDYGIMYKFDENLNLIGYSDSDWAGSIDDKKSISGYAFLFRSSICS encoded by the exons ATGgacaaaatcaaactcaatcaggAAGGAGATATTCAAAAGCACAAAACAAGTTTGGTTGCTAGAGGCTTCACGCAGAAACcaggtattgatttttatgaaactttctctccagttgctcgtcttgagacaattagaact agaagtaaaagtgaagccactttgtatgtgaagaaagaacatgacatcattatcattgtttgtctctatgtggatgatttgctctTTACAAGAAGTGATGTAAAGATGatgcaaaatttcaaacaatatatgATGCAAGCTTATGAAATGAGTGATCTTGGATTACTAAATTACTTCTTGGGAATCGAAGTTTctcaagtgaaagaaggaattttcatttctcaaaagaactatactaaaagtattcttcaaaaattcaaaatgatggatTGCAGGTCTGTGGCCGTACCATTTGCAGCAAATGAGAATTCTAGAAAAGATGACGgagaaaagaaagttaatagCTCACATTTTAGGAGTTTGATTGGAAGTGTGCTATATCTTACTTCAACAAGGGCAGATATTATGTTTGCTGCTAGTTTATTATCAagattcatgcaagaaccaagCCAAGTGCATTTTGGAGCTGCAAAGCGTGTTCTACGCTACTTGCAAGGAACAATGGATTATGGGATAATGtacaaatttgatgaaaatttgaacttaattGGTTATTCTGATAGTGATTGGGCTGGAAGTATAGATGACAAGAAGAGTATCTCTGGTTATGCTTTCTTATTTAGATCAAGCATTTGTTCTTAG
- the LOC138340508 gene encoding uncharacterized mitochondrial protein AtMg00820-like, producing MDVEIAAIGKNNTWELMDLPKVQRSIGVKWIYKTKLNESGEVDKSKALLVVKGYNQEYGVDHKEVFTPVIRLDTIGLMLALAAQNNWPIYQLDVKSAFWHGELQEHIYVD from the coding sequence ATGGATGTTGAGATTGCCGCTATTGGAAAAAACAATACATGGGAGCTTATGGATCTTCCAAAAGTCCAAAGATCTATTGGAGTTAAATGGATTTATAAAACCAAACTCAATGAGTCTGGTGAAGTTGATAAGTCCAAGGCGCTCTTGGTTGTGAAAGGATACAATCAAGAGTATGGTGTGGATCACAAAGAGGTCTTTACCCCGGTAATTAGACTTGATACCATCGGATTGATGTTGGCATTGGCAGCTCAAAACAATTGGCCGATTTATCAACTTGACGTGAAATCAGCCTTTTGGCACGGAGAGTTGCAAGAGCACATATATGTTGATTAA
- the LOC138340509 gene encoding uncharacterized mitochondrial protein AtMg00810-like has protein sequence MTTEFDMSDLGLMHYSLGIEVKQSSIEIFTSQKKYIQETLQSFGMQSCNSVTTPTELELKLEKNLIGKKIDNTFFKQLVGCLMYLTVTRPNIMYFVSLVGSCFLTARTNLIYCDNVSAIKLSTNSVLHGWSKHIDVKFHFLRSLTKEKVIDIVYCRSEDQAADIFTKSLKLATFRKLRKLLGVCTLKESNDE, from the exons ATGACGACTGAGTTTGATATGTCTGATCTTGGCTTGATGCATTACTCTTTGGGCATTGAAGTAAAGCAATCAAGTATTGAAATTTTTACTTCGCAGAAGAAATATATCCAGGAAACATTACAGAGTTTTGGAATGCAGAGTTGCAATTCTGTCACAACACCAACAGAGTTGGAACTGAAATTGGAAAAGAATCTTATAGGAAAGAAGATTGACAACACTTTTTTCAAACAACTCGTGGGATGTCTGATGTATCTGACAGTCACCAGGCCTAACATAATGTATTTTGTTAGTCTTGTTGGCAG TTGTTTCTTG ACAGCAAGAACCAATCTTATTTACTGCGATAATGTCTCGGCGATTAAGCTTTCAACGAATTCAGTATTGCATGGATGGAGCAAACACATAGATGTTAAGTTTCACTTCTTGAGATCTCTCACGAAGGAGAAAGTTATTGATATTGTCTACTGTAGAAGTGAAGACCAAGCTGCTGATATCTTCACAAAGTCCCTCAAGTTAGCAACATTCAGAAAGTTAAGGAAGCTACTTGGAGTTTGCACTTTAAAGGAAAGCAACGATGAATAA